In the genome of Nocardioides seonyuensis, one region contains:
- a CDS encoding uracil-DNA glycosylase codes for MLPHPITGEPFESPVPPGTGWPDDPAAPDTPVARTAAQVRRLSRASLAEIDARISVCAACPRLVRWREDVAETKRASFADQPYWGRPIAGWGDPEPSMLIVGLAPAANGGNRTGRVFTGDSSGDWLFASLHRTGWAAQATSEHAGDGQRLFDARVVATVRCAPPDNKPTTTERDTCAPWIAAEIQHLLPSVRVVVALGGYGWDGALRSMAAAGVVVPRPKPRFGHLAEVDLDVPAGGSVTLLGCYHPSQHNTFTGRLTPVMLDEVFERARALTQ; via the coding sequence ATGCTTCCCCACCCGATCACCGGCGAGCCGTTCGAGAGCCCGGTCCCTCCGGGCACCGGCTGGCCTGACGACCCGGCGGCACCGGACACGCCCGTCGCGCGCACCGCTGCCCAGGTACGACGACTCTCCCGGGCGTCGCTGGCCGAGATCGACGCGCGGATCAGCGTCTGCGCAGCCTGCCCCCGGCTCGTCCGCTGGCGTGAGGACGTCGCCGAGACCAAACGTGCGTCCTTCGCCGACCAGCCCTACTGGGGGCGGCCGATCGCCGGGTGGGGCGACCCCGAGCCCTCGATGCTCATCGTCGGCCTCGCCCCCGCCGCCAACGGCGGCAACCGCACCGGCCGCGTCTTCACCGGCGACTCCAGCGGTGACTGGCTCTTCGCGTCCCTCCACCGCACCGGCTGGGCAGCGCAGGCGACCAGCGAGCACGCCGGTGACGGCCAGCGGCTCTTCGACGCCCGCGTGGTGGCCACGGTGCGGTGCGCGCCCCCGGACAACAAGCCGACCACCACCGAGCGCGACACCTGCGCGCCGTGGATCGCCGCCGAGATCCAGCACCTGCTGCCCAGCGTCCGAGTGGTCGTGGCGCTCGGCGGGTACGGCTGGGACGGTGCGCTGCGGTCGATGGCCGCTGCCGGGGTCGTCGTACCCAGGCCGAAGCCGAGGTTCGGGCACCTCGCCGAGGTCGACCTCGACGTGCCCGCAGGGGGCAGCGTCACCCTGCTCGGGTGCTACCACCCCAGCCAGCACAACACCTTCACCGGTCGGCTCACCCCGGTCATGCTGGATGAGGTCTTCGAGCGGGCGCGTGCGCTGACACAATGA
- a CDS encoding glycine cleavage system protein R: protein MTLHAITVLGHDRPGIIAETTDKLAGLGLNLEDSTMTLLRGHFAMMLICEGDAPDAEIEEALAPLVADGSLTVTVREVPAEHVEARSGSSWVLSVHGGDRPGIVSAVAEVVARAGGNITDLTTRLSGDLYLLIAEVDLPADADPEAVSAELDRVAGDLGVGATLRVADSDEL from the coding sequence GTGACACTCCACGCCATCACCGTCCTCGGCCACGACCGTCCCGGCATCATCGCCGAGACCACCGACAAGCTCGCGGGTCTCGGGCTCAACCTCGAGGACTCCACGATGACGTTGCTGCGTGGGCACTTCGCGATGATGCTGATCTGCGAGGGCGACGCCCCGGACGCCGAGATCGAGGAGGCCCTGGCGCCGCTCGTGGCGGACGGATCGCTCACGGTGACCGTGCGCGAGGTGCCGGCCGAGCACGTGGAGGCGCGATCCGGCAGCTCCTGGGTGCTCTCGGTCCACGGCGGTGACCGGCCCGGCATCGTCTCCGCGGTGGCCGAGGTCGTTGCCCGCGCCGGCGGCAACATCACCGACCTGACCACGCGGCTCTCCGGCGACCTCTACCTGCTGATCGCCGAGGTCGACCTGCCCGCGGACGCCGACCCCGAGGCCGTGTCGGCCGAGCTGGACCGGGTGGCCGGGGACCTGGGCGTGGGCGCGACCCTGCGGGTCGCCGACTCCGACGAGCTCTGA
- a CDS encoding Ppx/GppA phosphatase family protein, whose product MTTVAAVDCGTNSIKLLIGEQTDRGFAVRHRESRVVRLGQGVDVTGELAPEALARTFAAVEELAARIGEYGVPPELIRFCATSATRDARNAELFTTGVEERLGVRPEVLSGDEEAALVHDGALGALPVQPPQPVLVVDIGGGSTELVLGDSGPRESTSMDIGSVRLTERHLHDDPPTERQVGACVDDIDRHLDDSGIGISGARSVIGTSGTIKTIACGVLDLPGYDRDAFDGASLRIDRTLEFCDDLLAMTVEQRRALPYMHPGRADVIGAGALIWSRILRRSTCESYLVSEADILYGIARGIGAHEIGDRGTAS is encoded by the coding sequence ATGACCACCGTGGCGGCAGTCGACTGCGGCACCAACTCCATCAAGCTGTTGATCGGCGAGCAGACCGACCGGGGCTTCGCCGTACGACACCGCGAGTCCCGCGTCGTGCGCCTGGGACAGGGGGTCGACGTCACCGGCGAGCTGGCACCGGAGGCGCTGGCGCGCACGTTCGCCGCCGTCGAGGAGCTCGCGGCGCGCATCGGCGAATACGGCGTGCCGCCAGAGCTGATCAGGTTCTGTGCCACCTCGGCGACCCGCGACGCCCGCAACGCCGAGCTCTTCACCACTGGGGTGGAGGAGCGGCTGGGGGTGCGGCCCGAGGTCCTCTCCGGCGACGAGGAGGCGGCCCTGGTCCACGACGGCGCCCTCGGTGCACTGCCCGTCCAACCACCGCAGCCGGTGCTGGTCGTCGACATAGGCGGCGGCTCGACCGAGCTGGTGCTGGGCGACTCGGGCCCGCGGGAGTCCACGTCGATGGACATCGGGTCGGTCCGGCTCACCGAGCGCCACCTCCACGACGACCCACCGACGGAGCGTCAGGTGGGCGCATGCGTCGACGACATCGACCGGCACCTCGACGACTCGGGCATCGGCATCTCCGGTGCACGCTCGGTGATCGGCACCTCCGGCACCATCAAGACCATCGCGTGCGGTGTCCTGGACCTCCCCGGCTACGACCGGGACGCCTTCGACGGCGCCTCGCTGCGCATCGACCGCACCCTCGAGTTCTGCGACGACCTGCTCGCGATGACGGTCGAGCAGCGTCGCGCGCTGCCCTACATGCACCCGGGCCGGGCCGACGTCATCGGGGCAGGGGCCCTGATCTGGAGCCGAATCCTGCGTCGGTCGACCTGTGAGAGCTACCTCGTCTCCGAGGCGGACATCCTCTACGGCATCGCCCGCGGGATCGGTGCTCATGAGATCGGCGACCGCGGGACCGCTTCGTGA